Proteins from a single region of Nitrospira sp.:
- a CDS encoding DUF2523 domain-containing protein — MTAILTLIYCWLQEFFFSLTDWGLGIWDSLLSVADSTLATIGTAGLTLPVIPDQYAWVLGATGMSQALAIVASAMGTRFILQTIPFVRWGS; from the coding sequence ATGACGGCCATTCTGACCCTCATCTATTGCTGGCTGCAGGAATTCTTCTTCTCGCTCACCGATTGGGGACTCGGCATCTGGGATTCGCTCCTTTCCGTGGCGGACAGCACGCTCGCTACTATTGGCACGGCAGGCCTCACCCTGCCGGTGATTCCCGATCAATATGCGTGGGTGCTGGGCGCGACGGGCATGAGTCAGGCGCTGGCCATCGTGGCGAGCGCCATGGGCACTCGGTTCATTCTCCAAACGATTCCCTTTGTGCGGTGGGGCTCATGA